The following coding sequences are from one Microbacterium sp. SORGH_AS_0969 window:
- the ilvD gene encoding dihydroxy-acid dehydratase, translating into MPAPQNPNTGEFDIKPRSRVVTDGIEATTSRGMLRAVGMGDEDWDKPQIGIASSWNEITPCNLSLDRLAQGAKEGVHAGGGYPLQFGTISVSDGISMGHEGMHFSLVSREVIADSVETVMMAERLDGSVLLAGCDKSIPGMLMASARLDLSSVFLYAGSIAPGWVKLSDGTEKDVTIIDSFEAVGACLAGKMSEADLKRIECAIAPGEGACGGMYTANTMASVAEALGLSLPGSAAPPSADRRRDYFAHRSGEAVVNLLRQGITTRDILTKEAFENAIALAMALGGSTNVVLHLLAIANEAEVELNLHDFNRIGDRTPHVADMKPFGQYVMNDVDRHGGIPVIMKAMLDEGLLHGDALTVTGKTLAENLADLNPDPVDGKVIHRFDDPIHATGGITILHGSMAPEGAVVKSAGFDGNVFEGPARVFERERAAMDALEAGDIAAGDVVVIRYEGPKGGPGMREMLAITAAIKGAGLGKDVLLLTDGRFSGGTTGLCIGHIAPEAVDAGPIAFVRDGDLIRVDIAARTLDLIVDEAELSSRREGWEPLPPRYTRGVLAKYSKLVHSAAEGAVTG; encoded by the coding sequence ATGCCCGCACCGCAGAATCCGAACACCGGCGAGTTCGACATCAAGCCCCGCAGTCGCGTCGTCACCGACGGCATCGAAGCCACGACCTCCCGCGGAATGCTCCGCGCGGTCGGCATGGGCGACGAGGACTGGGACAAGCCCCAGATCGGCATCGCGTCGAGCTGGAACGAGATCACCCCCTGCAACCTGAGCCTCGACCGCCTCGCGCAGGGCGCCAAAGAGGGCGTCCATGCCGGCGGCGGGTACCCGCTGCAGTTCGGCACCATTTCCGTCTCCGACGGCATCTCGATGGGCCACGAGGGAATGCACTTCTCGCTCGTCTCGCGCGAGGTCATCGCCGACAGCGTCGAGACCGTGATGATGGCCGAGCGCCTCGACGGGTCCGTCCTGCTCGCGGGTTGCGACAAGTCGATCCCGGGCATGCTCATGGCATCCGCTCGTCTCGACCTGTCGAGCGTCTTCCTCTACGCGGGCTCGATCGCCCCCGGCTGGGTCAAGCTCAGCGACGGCACCGAGAAGGACGTCACGATCATCGACTCGTTCGAGGCCGTGGGCGCGTGCCTCGCGGGCAAGATGAGCGAGGCCGACCTCAAGCGCATCGAGTGCGCGATCGCCCCGGGTGAGGGTGCGTGCGGCGGTATGTACACCGCCAACACGATGGCCTCGGTCGCCGAAGCCCTCGGTCTGAGCCTTCCCGGCTCCGCCGCCCCGCCGTCGGCCGACCGTCGTCGCGACTACTTCGCCCACCGTTCGGGCGAGGCCGTGGTCAACCTGCTGCGCCAGGGCATCACCACGCGCGACATCCTCACCAAAGAGGCGTTCGAGAACGCCATCGCCCTCGCCATGGCGCTCGGCGGCTCGACCAACGTCGTGCTCCACCTCCTCGCGATCGCCAACGAGGCCGAGGTCGAGCTGAACCTGCACGACTTCAACCGCATCGGCGACCGCACCCCGCACGTCGCCGACATGAAGCCGTTCGGTCAGTACGTCATGAACGACGTCGACCGTCACGGTGGCATCCCCGTCATCATGAAGGCGATGCTCGACGAGGGTCTGCTGCACGGCGACGCGCTGACCGTCACCGGAAAGACGCTCGCCGAGAACCTCGCCGACCTGAACCCCGACCCCGTCGACGGAAAGGTGATCCACCGCTTCGACGACCCGATCCACGCCACGGGCGGCATCACGATCCTCCACGGCTCGATGGCTCCCGAGGGTGCCGTCGTGAAGTCGGCCGGCTTCGACGGCAACGTCTTCGAGGGCCCCGCCCGCGTGTTCGAGCGCGAGCGCGCCGCCATGGACGCGCTCGAGGCGGGCGACATCGCCGCGGGCGATGTCGTGGTCATCCGCTACGAGGGCCCCAAGGGCGGCCCCGGCATGCGCGAGATGCTGGCGATCACCGCAGCCATCAAGGGCGCGGGGCTCGGAAAAGATGTACTACTCTTGACGGACGGTCGATTCTCAGGCGGCACAACCGGCCTCTGCATCGGCCACATAGCTCCCGAAGCGGTGGACGCAGGTCCGATCGCCTTCGTGCGCGATGGTGATCTGATACGGGTCGATATCGCCGCTCGCACTCTCGACTTGATCGTCGATGAGGCCGAGCTGAGTTCCCGCCGCGAAGGCTGGG
- the otsB gene encoding trehalose-phosphatase yields the protein MTAADATIEAVATTDRLLIAVDFDGTLSPLVDEPMSARMTPGARAVLDDLVTLPRTVVALVSGRSLGHLREIAEHTDDSLIWLAGSHGVQFWVPGVGVEAATDDDADLALRDRLQDEVSRRAAGTTGVWIEPKEYGFGVHTRTADAETARAVREIADELVAAEAPEWRRRTGHDILEFSFRHEGKDSAVAHLRERVEATAVLFAGDDVTDEDALRSLGPGDLGIRVGGGETAATLRVDDIDAFVTVLEDVARLRRAHTD from the coding sequence ATGACTGCCGCCGACGCCACGATCGAGGCCGTCGCCACGACCGACCGCCTGCTGATCGCCGTCGACTTCGACGGCACCCTCTCTCCTCTCGTCGATGAGCCGATGTCGGCGCGCATGACCCCGGGCGCCCGGGCGGTCCTCGACGACCTGGTCACGCTTCCCCGCACGGTCGTCGCTCTCGTCTCCGGACGCTCGCTCGGCCACCTCCGCGAGATCGCGGAGCACACGGACGACTCGCTCATCTGGCTCGCGGGCTCCCACGGCGTGCAGTTCTGGGTACCCGGGGTGGGCGTCGAGGCGGCGACGGACGACGACGCGGACCTGGCCCTCCGGGACCGCCTGCAGGACGAGGTCAGTCGTCGCGCCGCCGGGACGACGGGCGTCTGGATCGAGCCGAAGGAGTACGGCTTCGGCGTGCACACCCGGACCGCGGATGCCGAGACCGCCCGCGCCGTCCGGGAGATCGCCGATGAGCTCGTCGCCGCCGAGGCGCCCGAATGGAGGCGTCGAACGGGCCACGACATCCTCGAGTTCTCGTTCCGCCACGAGGGGAAGGACTCCGCCGTCGCGCACCTGCGCGAGCGGGTCGAAGCGACCGCTGTGCTGTTCGCGGGCGACGACGTCACCGATGAGGACGCGCTGCGCTCCCTCGGCCCCGGAGACCTCGGCATCCGTGTCGGCGGGGGAGAGACCGCGGCCACACTGCGCGTCGACGACATCGACGCATTCGTGACCGTCCTGGAGGACGTCGCGCGTCTTCGCCGCGCGCACACGGATTGA